One Prinia subflava isolate CZ2003 ecotype Zambia chromosome 8, Cam_Psub_1.2, whole genome shotgun sequence DNA window includes the following coding sequences:
- the STAT3 gene encoding signal transducer and activator of transcription 3 isoform X1, with protein sequence MAQWNQLQQLDTRYLEQLHQLYSDSFPMELRQFLAPWIESQDWAYAASKESHATLVFHNLLGEIDQQYSRFLQESNVLYQHNLRRIKQFLQSRYLEKPMEIARIVARCLWEESRLLQTAATAAQQGGQATHPTAAVVTEKQQMLEQHLQDVRKRVQDLEQKMKVVENLQDDFDFNYKTLKSQGDMQDLNGNNQSVTRQKMQQLEQMLTALDQMRRGIVSELAGLLSAMEYVQKMLADEELADWKRRQQIACIGGPPNICLDRLENWITSLAESQLQTRQQIKKLEELQQKVSYKGDPIVQHRPMLEERIVELFRNLMKSAFVVERQPCMPMHPDRPLVIKTGVQFTTKVRLLVKFPELNYQLKIKVCIDKDSGDVAALRGSRKFNILGTNTKVMNMEESNNGSLSAEFKHLTLREQRCGNGGRANCDASLIVTEELHLITFETEVYHQGLKIDLETHSLPVVVISNICQMPNAWASILWYNMLTNNPKNVNFFTKPPIGTWDQVAEVLSWQFSSTTKRGLSIEQLTTLAEKLLGPGVNYSGCQITWAKFCKENMAGKGFSFWVWLDNIIDLVKKYILALWNEGYIMGFISKERERAILSTKPPGTFLLRFSESSKEGGITFTWVEKDISGKTQIQSVEPYTKQQLNNMSFAEIIMGYKIMDATNILVSPLVYLYPDIPKEEAFGKYCRSESQEHSEATDSGSAAPYLKTKFICVTPTSFSNTIDLPMSPRTLDSLMQFGNSSEGAENSAGGQFESLTFDMELTPECASSPM encoded by the exons ATGGCGCAGTGGaaccagctgcagcagctcgaCACGCGGtacctggagcagctccaccAGCTCTACAGTGACAGCTTCCCCATGGAGCTCCGGCAGTTCCTGGCCCCGTGGATTGAAAGCCAGGACTG GGCGTACGCTGCTAGCAAGGAGTCGCACGCCACGCTGGTGTTCCACAACCTGCTGGGGGAGATCGACCAGCAGTACAGCCGCTTCCTGCAGGAGTCCAACGTCCTGTACCAGCACAACCTGCGCCGCATCAAGCAGTTCCTGCAG AGCAGATACTTGGAGAAGCCGATGGAAATAGCCCGCATCGTGGCTCGCTGCCTCTGGGAAGAGTCCCGGCTCCTCCAGACAGCTGCCACCGCAGCCCAG CAAGGGGGACAGGCAACACATCCAACAGCAGCTGTGGtgacagagaagcagcagatgctggagcagcacctgcaggatgTCAGGAAGAGAGTGCAG GATCTGGAGCAGAAGATGAAAGTGGTGGAGAATCTCCAGGATGACTTTGATTTTAACTACAAGACTTTGAAAAGCCAAGGAG ACATGCAGGACCTGAACGGGAACAACCAGTCAGTGACCCGGCAGAagatgcagcagctggagcaaaTGCTGACAGCACTGGACCAGATGCGCAGG GGCATAGTGAGCGAGCTGGCCGGGCTGCTGTCAGCCATGGAATATGTGCAGAAGATGCTGGCAGATGAGGAGCTGGCAGACTGGAAGAGACGGCAGCAGATTGCCTGCATTGGTGGCCCACCCAATATCTGCCTGGACCGGCTGGAGAACTG GATAACCTCTCTCGCCGAATCGCAGCTACAGACCCGGCAGCAGATCAAGAAGTTGGAAGAACTGCAGCAAAAAGTCTCCTATAAGGGTGACCCGATCGTCCAGCACCGGCCCATGCTGGAGGAGCGGATCGTGGAGCTGTTCAGGAACCTGATGAAAAG tgctTTTGTCGTGGAGAGGCAGCCGTGCATGCCCATGCACCCCGACCGGCCCCTCGTCATCAAGACAGGCGTGCAGTTCACCACCAAAGTCAG GTTGTTGGTCAAGTTTCCAGAGCTGAACTATCAGCTGAAAATCAAAGTCTGCATTGACAA GGATTCTGGAGATGTTGCAGCACTTCGGGG GTCTCGGAAGTTTAACATCCTGGGGACCAACACCAAGGTCATGAACATGGAGGAGTCGAACAACGGCAGCCTCTCGGCAGAGTTCAAACACCTG ACCCTGCGGGAGCAGCGCTGTGGGAATGGAGGCAGAGCCAACTGTGAT GCCTCGCTGATAGTCACTGAGGAGCTGCACCTCATCACTTTTGAGACAGAGGTGTATCACCAGGGGCTGAAGATCGACCTGGAG ACCCACTCGCTGCCTGTGGTGGTCATCTCCAACATCTGCCAGATGCCCAATGCCTGGGCATCCATCCTGTGGTACAACATGCTGACCAACAACCCCAAG AACGTGAACTTCTTCACTAAACCCCCCATTGGGACCTGGGACCAGGTGGCAGAGGTGCTGAGCTGGCAGTTCTCCTCCACCACCAAGCGCGGTCTCAGCATTGAGCAGCTGACCACTCTGGCAGAAAAACTGCTGG GACCAGGTGTGAATTACTCTGGCTGTCAGATCACCTGGGCCAAGTTCTGCAAG GAGAACATGGCTGGCAAAGGCTTCTCTTTCTGGGTCTGGCTGGACAACATCATTGACTTGGTGAAGAAGTACATCCTGGCACTGTGGAATGAAGG GTACATCATGGGGTTCATCAGCAAGGAGCGGGAGCGAGCCATCCTGAGCACCAAGCCCCCAGGGACCTTCCTGCTGCGCTTCAGTGAGAGCAGCAAGGAAGGTGGCATCACCTTCACGTGGGTGGAGAAGGACATCAGTG GGAAGACACAGATCCAGTCGGTGGAGCCTTACAccaagcagcagctgaacaacATGTCATTTGCGGAGATCATCATGGGCTACAAAATCATGGATGCCACCAACATCCTGGTGTCCCCGCTGGTGTACCTGTACCCAGACATCCCCAAGGAGGAGGCGTTTGGGAAGTACTGCCGCTCCGAGAGCCAGGAGCACTCGGAAGCCACAGACTCAGGTA GTGCTGCTCCATACCTGAAGACCAAGTTCATCTGTGTCACCCC CACCTCCTTCAGCAACACCATCGACCTGCCCATGTCCCCGCGCACCCTGGACTCGCTCATGCAGTTCGGCAACAGCAGCGAGGGCGCAGAGAACAGCGCGGGCGGGCAGTTCG AGTCGCTGACCTTCGACATGGAGCTGACCCCAGAGTGCGCGTCCTCGCCCATGTGA
- the STAT3 gene encoding signal transducer and activator of transcription 3 isoform X2 has translation MAQWNQLQQLDTRYLEQLHQLYSDSFPMELRQFLAPWIESQDWAYAASKESHATLVFHNLLGEIDQQYSRFLQESNVLYQHNLRRIKQFLQSRYLEKPMEIARIVARCLWEESRLLQTAATAAQQGGQATHPTAAVVTEKQQMLEQHLQDVRKRVQDLEQKMKVVENLQDDFDFNYKTLKSQGDMQDLNGNNQSVTRQKMQQLEQMLTALDQMRRGIVSELAGLLSAMEYVQKMLADEELADWKRRQQIACIGGPPNICLDRLENWITSLAESQLQTRQQIKKLEELQQKVSYKGDPIVQHRPMLEERIVELFRNLMKSAFVVERQPCMPMHPDRPLVIKTGVQFTTKVRLLVKFPELNYQLKIKVCIDKDSGDVAALRGSRKFNILGTNTKVMNMEESNNGSLSAEFKHLTLREQRCGNGGRANCDASLIVTEELHLITFETEVYHQGLKIDLETHSLPVVVISNICQMPNAWASILWYNMLTNNPKNVNFFTKPPIGTWDQVAEVLSWQFSSTTKRGLSIEQLTTLAEKLLGPGVNYSGCQITWAKFCKENMAGKGFSFWVWLDNIIDLVKKYILALWNEGYIMGFISKERERAILSTKPPGTFLLRFSESSKEGGITFTWVEKDISGKTQIQSVEPYTKQQLNNMSFAEIIMGYKIMDATNILVSPLVYLYPDIPKEEAFGKYCRSESQEHSEATDSGAAPYLKTKFICVTPTSFSNTIDLPMSPRTLDSLMQFGNSSEGAENSAGGQFESLTFDMELTPECASSPM, from the exons ATGGCGCAGTGGaaccagctgcagcagctcgaCACGCGGtacctggagcagctccaccAGCTCTACAGTGACAGCTTCCCCATGGAGCTCCGGCAGTTCCTGGCCCCGTGGATTGAAAGCCAGGACTG GGCGTACGCTGCTAGCAAGGAGTCGCACGCCACGCTGGTGTTCCACAACCTGCTGGGGGAGATCGACCAGCAGTACAGCCGCTTCCTGCAGGAGTCCAACGTCCTGTACCAGCACAACCTGCGCCGCATCAAGCAGTTCCTGCAG AGCAGATACTTGGAGAAGCCGATGGAAATAGCCCGCATCGTGGCTCGCTGCCTCTGGGAAGAGTCCCGGCTCCTCCAGACAGCTGCCACCGCAGCCCAG CAAGGGGGACAGGCAACACATCCAACAGCAGCTGTGGtgacagagaagcagcagatgctggagcagcacctgcaggatgTCAGGAAGAGAGTGCAG GATCTGGAGCAGAAGATGAAAGTGGTGGAGAATCTCCAGGATGACTTTGATTTTAACTACAAGACTTTGAAAAGCCAAGGAG ACATGCAGGACCTGAACGGGAACAACCAGTCAGTGACCCGGCAGAagatgcagcagctggagcaaaTGCTGACAGCACTGGACCAGATGCGCAGG GGCATAGTGAGCGAGCTGGCCGGGCTGCTGTCAGCCATGGAATATGTGCAGAAGATGCTGGCAGATGAGGAGCTGGCAGACTGGAAGAGACGGCAGCAGATTGCCTGCATTGGTGGCCCACCCAATATCTGCCTGGACCGGCTGGAGAACTG GATAACCTCTCTCGCCGAATCGCAGCTACAGACCCGGCAGCAGATCAAGAAGTTGGAAGAACTGCAGCAAAAAGTCTCCTATAAGGGTGACCCGATCGTCCAGCACCGGCCCATGCTGGAGGAGCGGATCGTGGAGCTGTTCAGGAACCTGATGAAAAG tgctTTTGTCGTGGAGAGGCAGCCGTGCATGCCCATGCACCCCGACCGGCCCCTCGTCATCAAGACAGGCGTGCAGTTCACCACCAAAGTCAG GTTGTTGGTCAAGTTTCCAGAGCTGAACTATCAGCTGAAAATCAAAGTCTGCATTGACAA GGATTCTGGAGATGTTGCAGCACTTCGGGG GTCTCGGAAGTTTAACATCCTGGGGACCAACACCAAGGTCATGAACATGGAGGAGTCGAACAACGGCAGCCTCTCGGCAGAGTTCAAACACCTG ACCCTGCGGGAGCAGCGCTGTGGGAATGGAGGCAGAGCCAACTGTGAT GCCTCGCTGATAGTCACTGAGGAGCTGCACCTCATCACTTTTGAGACAGAGGTGTATCACCAGGGGCTGAAGATCGACCTGGAG ACCCACTCGCTGCCTGTGGTGGTCATCTCCAACATCTGCCAGATGCCCAATGCCTGGGCATCCATCCTGTGGTACAACATGCTGACCAACAACCCCAAG AACGTGAACTTCTTCACTAAACCCCCCATTGGGACCTGGGACCAGGTGGCAGAGGTGCTGAGCTGGCAGTTCTCCTCCACCACCAAGCGCGGTCTCAGCATTGAGCAGCTGACCACTCTGGCAGAAAAACTGCTGG GACCAGGTGTGAATTACTCTGGCTGTCAGATCACCTGGGCCAAGTTCTGCAAG GAGAACATGGCTGGCAAAGGCTTCTCTTTCTGGGTCTGGCTGGACAACATCATTGACTTGGTGAAGAAGTACATCCTGGCACTGTGGAATGAAGG GTACATCATGGGGTTCATCAGCAAGGAGCGGGAGCGAGCCATCCTGAGCACCAAGCCCCCAGGGACCTTCCTGCTGCGCTTCAGTGAGAGCAGCAAGGAAGGTGGCATCACCTTCACGTGGGTGGAGAAGGACATCAGTG GGAAGACACAGATCCAGTCGGTGGAGCCTTACAccaagcagcagctgaacaacATGTCATTTGCGGAGATCATCATGGGCTACAAAATCATGGATGCCACCAACATCCTGGTGTCCCCGCTGGTGTACCTGTACCCAGACATCCCCAAGGAGGAGGCGTTTGGGAAGTACTGCCGCTCCGAGAGCCAGGAGCACTCGGAAGCCACAGACTCAG GTGCTGCTCCATACCTGAAGACCAAGTTCATCTGTGTCACCCC CACCTCCTTCAGCAACACCATCGACCTGCCCATGTCCCCGCGCACCCTGGACTCGCTCATGCAGTTCGGCAACAGCAGCGAGGGCGCAGAGAACAGCGCGGGCGGGCAGTTCG AGTCGCTGACCTTCGACATGGAGCTGACCCCAGAGTGCGCGTCCTCGCCCATGTGA